The sequence below is a genomic window from bacterium.
AAGCTGGCCAGCATCACCACTCGGATGCCCTCTATGCCGCTGGCATAGCGGAACCCCGATAGGAAGTCAGCCAGAAATCCCTGGCTCGAGGATGCCCCCGGCGGGGGCCGGGGCGGCAAGAAGCTCAGACCTATGACGAGCACGGTGAAGCTGGCCGCATTGAACCAGAATGCCGACGCCGCTCCAAAGAACTGGATGAGCCACCCGCCCAGCATGGGGCCTACTGCCCGGGAGATGTTCCACTGGGTGGAATTCAAGAAGACGGCATTGCGCATGACCCCGCCGGGTACGAGTTCCACCACAATGGCCTGCTGCACCGGTGCTCCCACCGACGCGGTGGCGCCCCCGCCGAACGAGAATGCCACCAGCACCCAAAACGTCTCGGCGTCGATCTGGACCACCCAGGCCAGGGCCATCGCCACCACCATCTGACCGACCACCGTGGCCAAGAACAGGCGGGTGCGGCTGTAGCGGTCGGCCAGCGATCCCCCGAACGGGCTCATTATCAGCAAGGGCACGAGTCCGACGGTGGCCGCCACCGTCACCTTCCAGGGATCGTCGGTGATGTCCTCCACTAGCCAACCGATGGCGGCCAGATACATCATCGACCCGATGTTGGACACCACGCTGGTGGTCCAATACAGCCGATAGTCCCGATATCCCAGCGCCTGCACCGAGCGCGGCACCCGCCAATCAGGACCTTCGATCACCCGCTCTTTCTAGTGGTCCCCCTGCGAATGGGGCGAGGCAGTTTGAGGAGATCAGGGACCAGCGGCGGTCACGGTGTCGGTGTCGCGACCTGACCGGATCACGGTACCGGGTCGGGCTTCGGTGAGGACTCCGGCCCTCTGGGTCTCCACGCCGTTGACCAAGACGTGCTCGATGCCCTCAGCACCGCCGGTCAACCGCCACCCTCCGCCAGGCATGTCCCAAGCGGTGGTCACCGGAGCCTTGGTCAGGCGGGCGGGGTCGAACACCACGATGTCGGCGAACCAGCCCTCAGCCAGCCGTCCCCGGCCCCGCAGGCCGTAGTGGCGGGCGGGGCGGTCGGTCACCAGGTTCACCGCCTGCTCCAGGCTCAACAGTCCCCGATCCCGCACCGTGTCGCCCACCAGGGCCGAGGAGCAGCCCCAAGTCATCATCATGTCCAAATGGGCCCCGGCGTCGGAACCGCCGGCCAGCACCCGGGGGTCGCGCAGCATCTCGGCCCGAATTTTCCACGACTCGTCGTCATCACCCACCACCGGTGGCCCGAACCCGGTCATCAGTTCGTCTTCCAGGGCAATGTCGCACATCACGTCGAAAGGATGCTGGTCCCGCTCGGCAGCCAGTTCGCCGACGTTACGGCCCACCAGCGCCTCCAGCAAGGGAGAGGACACGTCTACCACTGTGGTTTCGGCCCACAGCACCCAAGTGCGATGCGGAGCCTGGGCCGCACCGTCGAGCAGCCGCTGCCGCACTTCGGGGCGGGTCAGGGCCTCGGTTTTGGCCGCCGGGTCAAGGTGCATGATCTCGGCCCAGTCGGGCAGGGTGTCGAACAGCACGCCGGTGGCGAAGTTCAACCGCATCTGCATTACATCGGGCAGCATTAGCCCAACCACGGCGGCGCCCCGCTGTCGGGCGTGGTCGGCGGAACCCAGGCGATTCTCCAGGTAAGCGTCCTCGCCGGGCCGCACGTTGAACAGGTTCCAGTTCAGAGGCCGGTCGGCGGCCAGCACCATGGCCGTCATCAGTTCGTAGACCTCCGGCACCCAGATCGGGTCGATGCTGG
It includes:
- a CDS encoding MFS transporter; its protein translation is MIEGPDWRVPRSVQALGYRDYRLYWTTSVVSNIGSMMYLAAIGWLVEDITDDPWKVTVAATVGLVPLLIMSPFGGSLADRYSRTRLFLATVVGQMVVAMALAWVVQIDAETFWVLVAFSFGGGATASVGAPVQQAIVVELVPGGVMRNAVFLNSTQWNISRAVGPMLGGWLIQFFGAASAFWFNAASFTVLVIGLSFLPPRPPPGASSSQGFLADFLSGFRYASGIEGIRVVMLASFMLAAAISPTQWLAPVIADDAFGVDAAGFGVLLGAFGVGSLVGAVLLLQFDPNTPYSRLVAIGMAAVAAFTLVLAVVPTFALGVVAMGGVGLAFMVTMPTLTSALQSQCDDAYRGRVMSLWMMLFGLAAPASILVQGGIASVIGIRWVLVITAIAVAAYLASQLTRGSLRHLDTTG
- a CDS encoding amidohydrolase family protein is translated as MLDCVIRGGTVVDGTGAPARVADVGVRDGRIVSIGRLDEAASQVINADGLAVAPGFIDVHTHYDAQVLWDPHLTPSSLHGITTAIGGNCGFTIAPMVPDEADYVMRMLARVEGMPTESLEAGLDFGWSSFGSWLDRLEGNGLGVNAGFLVGHSTVRRLVMGSASVSETATDEQIEAMKALLGQSLAEGGLGFSSTKAAAHNDHHGDPVPSRAATDAELVALAGVCRDHPGTTLELIPSIDPIWVPEVYELMTAMVLAADRPLNWNLFNVRPGEDAYLENRLGSADHARQRGAAVVGLMLPDVMQMRLNFATGVLFDTLPDWAEIMHLDPAAKTEALTRPEVRQRLLDGAAQAPHRTWVLWAETTVVDVSSPLLEALVGRNVGELAAERDQHPFDVMCDIALEDELMTGFGPPVVGDDDESWKIRAEMLRDPRVLAGGSDAGAHLDMMMTWGCSSALVGDTVRDRGLLSLEQAVNLVTDRPARHYGLRGRGRLAEGWFADIVVFDPARLTKAPVTTAWDMPGGGWRLTGGAEGIEHVLVNGVETQRAGVLTEARPGTVIRSGRDTDTVTAAGP